One segment of Macrotis lagotis isolate mMagLag1 chromosome 1, bilby.v1.9.chrom.fasta, whole genome shotgun sequence DNA contains the following:
- the LOC141492692 gene encoding olfactory receptor 2AJ1-like, producing the protein MWNEKNQTFDRDFILLGLLDPNQYGLLFLILILIIFMLAIMGNTVLIFLIYLDVRLHTPMYFLLSHLSFTDILHISNIVPMMACNYITGRNSITFAGCGFQIFLSLIFLGAECLLLASMSYDRYVAICHPLRYPILMSRQISVILAAACWIWGILNSTIHTTYVLLLPFCGTRTIDHFFCEIPAMLKLSCVDTTRYEGGVNVSAVFFLLIPFSVILASYGQILRTVLHIKSMEAQKKAFSTCSSHLVVVFMYYGPFTFKYMRPRSYHTPGQDKVLAISYTILTPMLNPIIYSLRNKDVLCALKNALGKMLMKRN; encoded by the coding sequence ATGTGGAATGAAAAGAATCAGACTTTTGATAGAGATTTCATCTTATTAGGATTATTGGATCCAAACCAGTATGGATTGCTCTTCTTAATActtattctcattatttttatgTTGGCAATTATGGGAAACACAGTCTTGATTTTTCTTATCTACCTTGATGTCCGACTCCACACTCCAATGTATTTCCTTCTCAGTCATCTCTCTTTTACGGATATCTTGCACATTTCCAACATTGTTCCCATGATGGCTTGTAACTACATAACTGGCAGGAATTCCATCACATTTGCAGGTTGTGGAtttcaaatctttctttctctcatctttttgGGAGCTGAATGCCTTCTTCTTGCATCCATGTCCTATGATCGCTATGTAGCCATCTGTCACCCACTGCGTTACCCCATCCTCATGAGCCGTCAAATTAGTGTCATTTTGGCTGCTGCCTGCTGGATTTGGGGAATCCTCAACTCCACAATTCATACGACTTATGTACTGCTTCTCCCATTTTGTGGAACAAGGACCATTGATCACTTTTTCTGTGAAATTCCAGCCATGTTGAAACTCTCCTGTGTTGACACAACACGGTATGAAGGAGGAGTTAATGTGAGTGCTGTATTCTTCCTCCTAATTCCATTTTCTGTCATCCTTGCCTCTTATGGACAGATTCTCCGTACTGTGCTACATATCAAATCTATGGAAGCTCAGAAAAAAGCCTTTTCTACTTGTTCCTCTCACCTGGttgtagtattcatgtactatggTCCATTTACTTTTAAATACATGAGACCAAGATCATATCATACACCAGGTCAGGACAAGGTCTTAGCAATTTCGTATACCATTCTTACTCCCATGCTCAACCCTATCATCTACAGTCTCAGAAATAAAGATGTCTTATGTGCTTTGAAGAATGCTTTAGGAAAGATGCTTATGAAAAGAaactaa
- the LOC141509349 gene encoding endogenous retrovirus group K member 25 Pro protein-like — MAIGRGISLPWIESESVPQGNWCTEVRLQRPIIQINIEGKLVSGMIDTGADVSVIDSGQWDPSWPLMSSTTPILGVGGHQRARKAEHHLRWSYEGQSGFIRPLKITGLGSALWGRDLLHQLQLYLTTPEHLATNS; from the coding sequence ATGGCTATTGGCCGAGGAATATCTTTGCCATGGATTGAGAGTGAGAGTGTCCCACAAGGAAATTGGTGCACTGAAGTCCGATTACAACGGCCCAttatacagataaatatagaAGGTAAATTAGTGTCAGGAATGATCGACACTGGAGCTGATGTCTCTGTTATTGATTCAGGACAGTGGGACCCTTCTTGGCCACTTATGTCATCTACCACCCCTATTTTGGGTGTGGGAGGCCATCAAAGAGCTAGAAAAGCAGAGCATCATTTGAGATGGAGTTATGAAGGACAAAGTGGTTTTATTCGTCCCTTAAAGATTACGGGACTAGGCTCTGCCCTGTGGGGTAGAGATTTGTTACATCAGTTACAATTGTATCTTACCACCCCTGAACATTTGGCAACAAACTCCTAG